A genomic region of Tigriopus californicus strain San Diego chromosome 1, Tcal_SD_v2.1, whole genome shotgun sequence contains the following coding sequences:
- the LOC131888617 gene encoding histone H3.3A, whose protein sequence is MARTKQTARKSTGGKAPRKQLATKAARKSAPSTGGVKKPHRYRPGTVALREIRRYQKSTELLIRKLPFQRLVREIAQDFKTDLRFQSAAIGALQEASEAYLVGLFEDTNLCAIHAKRVTIMPKDIQLARRIRGERA, encoded by the exons ATGGCCCGTACCAAGCAAACTGCCCGTAAGTCTACCGGAGGCAAGGCGCCCCGTAAGCAATTGGCCACAAAGGCGGCCCGTAAGTCGGCCCCGTCGACCGGAGGCGTCAAGAAGCCGCATCGTTATCGCCCTGGTACCGTGGCTCTGCGTGAGATTCGTCGCTACCAGAAGTCCACCGAGTTGCTCATCCGCAAGCTCCCATTCCAAAGATTGGTCCGTGAGATCGCTCAGGACTTCAAGACCGATCTCCGGTTCCAGAGTGCGGCCATTGGGGCCCTTCAG GAGGCGTCAGAGGCTTACTTGGTCGGTCTGTTCGAAGATACGAACTTGTGCGCCATTCACGCCAAGCGTGTCACTATTATGCCCAAGGATATCCAGCTGGCCCGTCGTATTCGCGGCGAGCGCGCTTAA
- the LOC131888607 gene encoding large ribosomal subunit protein uL3-like: MSHRKFSAPRHGSMGFYPKKRSKTHRGKAKAFPKDDPSKPVHLTCFLGYKAGMTHVVRESDRPGSKMNKREIVEAVTIIETPPMIAVGVVGYIETPRGLRALKTVWAEHISEECKRRFYKNWSKSKKKAFTKACKKWQEDLGKKEIEKELNQIKKYCSVVRIICHTQQKLLRRRQKKAHIMEIQLNGGSVADKVDFARNHFEKEIRCNSVFARDEMIDCIGVTKGKGFKGVTSRWHTKKLPRKTHKGLRKVACIGAWHPSRIQFTVARAGQKGYHHRTEINKKIYDMRDGYYKKGDKLIKNNASTDYDLADKSINPMGGFPHYGEVKQDFIMIKGCCIGPKKRVLTLRKSLLVHTKRLALEKIKLKFIDTSSKFGHGRFQTPQDKMAFMGPLKKDKIRQAAAVAATGTA; this comes from the exons ATG TCTCACCGGAAGTTTAGCGCCCCCCGCCATGGATCCATGGGGTTCTACCCCAAGAAGCGGAGCAAGACTCATCGCGGCAAGGCCAAGGCCTTCCCCAAGGACGACCCTTCCAAACCCGTGCACTTGACCTGCTTCTTAGGCTACAAGGCCGGTATGACCCACGTGGTCCGCGAAAGCGACCGACCTGGGTCCAAGATGAATAAGCGAGAGATCGTGGAGGCCGTGACCATCATCGAGACCCCGCCCATGATTGCCGTGGGTGTGGTGGGTTATATCGAAACGCCACGTGGCTTGCGCGCCCTCAAGACCGTGTGGGCTGAGCACATCAGCGAAGAGTGCAAGCGACGATTCTACAAGAATTG gtccaagtccaaaaagaAGGCCTTCACCAAAGCCTGCAAGAAATGGCAGGAGGATTTGGGCAAGAAGGAGATCGAGAAGGAgctgaatcaaatcaagaagtaCTGCTCTGTTGTGCGAATCATCTGCCACACTCAGCAAAAGTTGCTCCGTCGTCGCCAGAAGAAGGCTCACATCATGGAAATCCAATTGAACGGTGGATCCGTGGCCGACAAGGTCGACTTCGCTCGCAATCATTTCGAGAAGGAAATCCGATGCAACTCTGTGTTTGCTCGTGATGAGATGATCGATTGCATTGGTGTCACCAAGGGAAAGGGATTCAAAG GTGTCACCTCCAGATGGCACACCAAGAAGTTGCCTCGTAAGACGCACAAGGGTCTGCGAAAGGTGGCTTGTATTGGAGCTTGGCATCCTTCCCGAATCCAGTTCACGGTTGCCCGTGCTGGTCAGAAGGGATACCATCATCGTACTGAGATCAACAAGAAGATCTACGATATGCGTGACGGTTATTACAAGAAGGGCGACAAGTTGATCAAGAACAACGCTTCTACTGATTACGATTTGGCCGATAAATCCATCAACCCCATGGGTGGCTTCCCTCATTACGGCGAGGTGAAGCAAGATTTCATCATGATCAAGGGCTGCTGCATTGGGCCTAAGAAGCGTGTGTTGACCCTTCGCAAGTCGCTCTTGGTGCACACCAAGCGATTGGCTTTGGAGAAGATCAAACTGAAGTTCATCGACACCAGCTCCAAGTTCGGTCATGGTCGCTTCCAGACCCCACAAGACAAGATGGCCTTCATGGGACCTCTCAAGAAGGACAAGATCCGACAGGCTGCCGCCGTTGCTGCCACTGGCACGGCTTGA